Proteins encoded in a region of the Neodiprion virginianus isolate iyNeoVirg1 chromosome 2, iyNeoVirg1.1, whole genome shotgun sequence genome:
- the LOC124299315 gene encoding kinesin-like protein KIF13A isoform X4, whose product MSSTDKIKVAVRVRPFNRREIELGTQCVVEMTKDQTILQHPTSLQDKIDRNKPKTFAFDHCFFSLEPGSDLFASQEVVFNALGRDILDNAFQGYNACIFAYGQTGSGKSYTMMGSGDNKGIIPRLCDNLFDMIAKQQSSELSYKVEVSYMEIYNEKVHDLLDPKQNKQSLKVREHNVLGPYVDGLSQLAVTAFQDIDNLMAEGNKSRTVAATNMNSESSRSHAVFSVILTQTLTDNKSGVSGEKVSRMSLVDLAGSERAVKTGAVGDRLKEGSNINKSLTTLGLVISKLADQSSSSKNKDKFVPYRDSVLTWLLKDNLGGNSKTVMVATISPAADNYEETLSTLRYADRAKKIVNHAVVNEDPNARIIRELRQEVEALKEMLLHATGHGSVVGQQRTDITEKLSESERLMKAMSQTWEEKLVKTEKLQHERQQALEKMGISVQASGIQVEKSKYYLVNLNADPSLNELLVYYLKERTLVGGRSAAIPQDIQLHGLGIQPEHCVITIEESGLYMTPLTGARCFINGSQVTDRTPLHHGDRIVWGNHHFFRVNCPRSATAVSSEPQTPAQTIDYNFAREELMLNELSNDPIQTAIARLEKQHEEDKQVALEKQRQEYERQFQQLRNILSPSTPYSPYVPYDPLRGSQGGKLPACTPTTQMRVEKWAQERDEMFKRSLGQLKADILRANSLVQEANFLAEEMDKQTKFSVTLQIPPNNLSPNRRSVFFQRGAFVSEPAILVKRMNMGSQVWSMEKLENKLVDMRDMYEDRKDSYNNQRLPIIKDELPGKTQDPFYESQENHNLIGVANIFLEVLFHDVRLDYHTPIISQQGEVAGRLQVEISRTSGQFPQDRICEAASDASSGDSASSEQEDYSESSHITCRITIKQASGLPLSLSHFVFCQYIFWGHPEPIVVPPVVNPELPATHLVPGQRDSLAFKFEHTKDFTIPITDEFLEHCSEGALSIEVWGHRSTGFSRSKPGWEVEQQQLAKARSLADRWAELTRKIELWVEIQELNEQGEYTPIEVVSKPDMLTGGVYQLRQGQQRRIQVRVKPVQNSGTLPIICQSILNVAVGSVSVRNRLQKPLDSYQEEDLSVLREKWSEALMRRRQYLDQHITKLIDKQDKTEQDVEREQSLLDQWVSLTEERNAVLVPTPGSGIPGAPADWIPPPGMEPHIPVLFLDLNADDLSTHQSGEEVSVTGLNSILPKEHGNKFYNLPIIRHLEKDVCAIAAWDSSIHDSVNLNRVTEANERVYLILKTTVRLSHPAPMDLVLRKRLALNIYKRQSITDRFFKRIVRTDGLSQSGVTYEVVSNIPKASEELEDRESLAQIAASGEDSNLSDGETYIEKYTRGVSAVESILTLDRLRQSVAVKELLQAQGQPLMRKTASVPNFSQVLQPLRRLRLTIMRFDTSMDSLVNVTRSESVTDLNSELNGLPYPRRPSTGHIRNDDSNFLPTPPKPYGIARPTFLNLNLNLNSLTRLQQSTSAKSSPNIVAGKLGLRMTTLHEETSNAANQPATPTPIYSPSREDDADKSDTGYSEYEAYQPSTKPIKPLTTSRTLDSLVELQSTKINTPSMSSSGYGSQAVSSTNLTSEDSISIKSISVDETPDLEYRNLLDYKRTDKMDSSLVEETPEEHSEDLNTTLGGISVGQNDDGHATELTRDCLDQNQDTYMEDANENVVELERDNNDNTMNKANTEQSSEAMANQDREEKNDNDKKVEIEVSHASNSDNDSPADGTSVVRSKLTPGKVVRRRKTSGGNARPTSYQHRASFPMVRPQLSESKAAARLEQSLQPGMPYENGDNSSSERIDVDDTSDKSSAFGSRPDLTRIETPLPDWVIVGESVLVRPYSSSGVIAYVGATEFASGNWIGVELDAPTGKNDGTVQGHRYFTCRPKYGIFVKVDKLIQDRRGRALRSYTKQETTPPPSASMRRSASRGEGLHSLHRSRSRGEGLSTVGMRSSPRSK is encoded by the exons ATGTCTTCTACGGATAAAATAAAGGTCGCCGTTCGGGTTCGCCCGTTCAATCGCCGAG AAATCGAACTGGGAACTCAGTGCGTCGTCGAGATGACGAAGGACCAGACGATCCTCCAACATCCAACTTCACTGCAGGACAAAATCGACCG GAACAAACCGAAAACTTTTGCTTTTGATCACTGTTTCTTCTCGCTGGAACCAGGCTCTGATCTTTTTGCTAGTCAAGAAGTCGTTTTTAATGCGTTGGGTCGGGACATCCTTGACAACGCGTTTCAGGGCTACAACGCGTGCATTTTTGCATATGGACAAACTG GTTCAGGGAAATCTTACACAATGATGGGTAGCGGGGACAACAAGGGTATTATTCCCAGGCTGTGCGACAATCTTTTCGACATGATTGCGAAACAGCAAAGTTCCGAACTGAGTTACAAAGTTGAAGTTTCTTACATGGAAATATACAACGAAAAAGTGCACGACTTGTTGGACCCCAAACAAAATAAACAGTCGCTCAAAGTCAGAGAACACAACGTTTTAGGACCGTACGTCGACGGGCTGAGTCAACTTGCCGTTACAGCCTTTCag GACATAGACAATCTAATGGCGGAAGGAAATAAATCTCGAACAGTAGCAGCGACGAATATGAATTCCGAAAGTTCTCGCTCGCACGCAGTGTTCTCTGTAATACTAACCCAGACTCTGACCGACAACAAGAGCGGAGTAAGTGGGGAAAAAGTTTCTCGCATGTCGCTCGTAGATCTGGCGGGCAGTGAAAGAGCCGTCAAAACTGGTGCCGTAGGCGATAGGCTTAAGGAAGGAAGCAATATTAACAA GTCACTAACCACACTAGGCCTAGTAATATCAAAACTAGCTGATCAGAGCTCAAGCAGCAAGAATAAGGACAAGTTTGTACCTTACAGAGACTCGGTACTTACATGGTTACTTAAG GACAATCTCGGAGGAAATAGTAAGACTGTGATGGTTGCGACAATCTCACCTGCAGCTGACAACTACGAGGAGACATTGTCAACGCTGAGATACGCGGATAGGGCTAAGAAAATAGTGAACCATGCTGTTGTCAATGAGGATCCAAATGCCAGAATAATCAGGGAACTTAGACAGGAGGTTGAAGCACTGAAGGAAATGCTGCTGCACGCTACG gGTCACGGATCCGTCGTCGGTCAGCAGCGTACCGATATAACTGAAAAATTGTCCGAGTCTGAGCGTCTGATGAAGGCGATGTCCCAGACGTGGGAAGAGAAGTTGGTTAAGACTGAGAAACTACAGCATGAAAGGCAGCAGGCTCTCGAAAAAATGGGAATCAGCGTACAGGCATCGGGGATTCAAGTTGAGAAGAGCAAATATTATTTAGTAAACCTCAACGCCGATCCCAGCTTAAACGAGTTGCTGGTATACTACCTCAAG GAACGAACATTAGTCGGCGGTAGATCAGCAGCAATACCTCAAGACATTCAACTTCACGGATTGGGAATTCAGCCTGAACACTGTGTCATAACTATCGAAGAGTCAGGCCTTTACATGACCCCGTTGACCGGGGCTAGATGTTTCATAAATGGCAGTCAGGTTACCGATAGAACTCCGTTGCATCATGGCGATAGAATTGTCTGGGGAAATCATCATTTCTTCAGAGTAAACTGTCCCAGAAGCGCTACAG CTGTTAGCAGTGAGCCTCAAACACCAGCGCAGACCATAGACTataattttgccagagaagAACTTATGCTGAACGAATTGTCTAACGATCCAATCCAAACTGCGATTGCCAGACTTGAAAAACAGCACGAAGAAGATAAGCag GTCGCTCTGGAGAAGCAGCGGCAAGAATACGAGCGGCAATTCCAACAGCTTCGTAACATTCTGTCACCATCAACACCATATTCGCCTTATGTTCCCTATGATCCGCTACGTGGAAGTCAAGGCGGCAAGTTGCCAGCTTGCACTCCAACTACGCAGATGCGGGTCGAAAAATGGGCTCAGGAACGTGACGAAATGTTCAAGCGCAGTCTTGGCCAGTTGAAAGCTGACATCCTGAGAGCAAACTCGTTGGTACAAGAGGCGAACTTCTTGGCTGAAGAAATGGATAAACAAACAAAGTTCAGCGTCACCTTGCAGATACCCCCGAATAATTTGAGCCCCAACAGAAGG AGTGTGTTCTTTCAGCGGGGGGCGTTCGTCAGCGAGCCGGCGATACTGGTGAAGCGAATGAATATGGGGAGTCAAGTTTGGTCTATGGAGAAGTTGGAGAACAAGCTTGTGGATATGCGTGACATGTACGAAGATAGAAAAGACTCATATAATAATCAGCGACTGCCGATCATCAAG GATGAACTGCCGGGTAAAACTCAGGACCCGTTTTACGAGTCCCAGGAGAATCACAACCTCATAGGAGTAGCAAATATATTCCTGGAGGTTCTCTTTCACGACGTGAGACTCGATTATCACACACCAATCATCAGCCAGCAGGGCGAAGTCGCTGGTCGACTTCAGGTCGAGATCAGTCGAACGTCCGGACAATTTCCTCAAGATCGAATCTGCGAGGCAGCTTCGGACGCTTCGTCTGGTGACTCAGCGTCTTCCGAGCAGGAGGACTATTCAGAATCGAGTCACATTACATGCAGAATAACTATCAAACAAGCTAGTGGCCTGCCGCTCTCCCTCAGCCATTTTGTATTCTGTCAGTACATTTTTTGGGGACATCCTGAGCCCATCGTCGTCCCGCCCGTCGTCAACCCCGAATTACCGGCTACTCATTTAGTTCCCGGGCAGAGAGACTCCCTCGCCTTCAAATTTGAACACACCAAAGACTTCACAATTCCCATCACTGACGAGTTTCTGGAACACTGTTCGG AAGGAGCTTTGAGCATAGAAGTATGGGGTCACAGAAGCACTGGGTTCTCGCGAAGTAAGCCAGGCTGGGAAGTGGAGCAGCAACAGTTGGCTAAGGCAAGATCGCTAGCCGATCGGTGGGCGGAATTGACTAGGAAGATCGAGCTCTGGGTCGAGATACAGGAGCTGAATGAGCAGGGAGAATACACGCCAATCGAAGTCGTCAGCAAGCCTGACATGCTGACAG GCGGTGTTTACCAACTCCGGCAAGGACAGCAGCGGCGAATTCAAGTCCGCGTAAAACCGGTTCAGAACTCCGGCACACTGCCGATTATTTGTCAATCGATTTTGAACGTCGCTGTCGGCTCCGTTTCGGTCAGAAACCGTCTTCAAAAACCTTTGGACAGCTACCAAGAGGAAGATCTCAGCGTTCTCCGGGAAAAGTGGAGCGAAGCTTTGATGCGAAGGAGGCAGTATTTGGATCAGCACATCACGAAGCTCATTGACAAGCAAG ATAAGACAGAACAGGACGTTGAGAGAGAACAGAGTCTCCTCGATCAGTGGGTCAGCCTCACAGAAGAACGGAATGCGGTCCTCGTCCCAACTCCTGGATCAGGAATTCCTGGTGCCCCGGCCGACTGGATCCCTCCACCAGGCATGGAGCCACACATTCCTGTACTCTTCCTCGATCTAAATG CCGATGATCTCTCAACGCATCAGTCAGGAGAAGAAGTCTCCGTTACCGGATTGAACTCTATACTGCCAAAAGAGCATGGGAACAAGTTTTATAATCTGCCGATTATACGACATTTGGAAAAAGATGTGTGTGCTATAGCCGCCTGGGACTCTAGCATACACGATAGTGTCAACTTGAATCGAGTCACTGAAG cAAACGAAAGAGTTTACTTGATCTTGAAGACGACTGTTCGTCTGTCACACCCAGCGCCGATGGATTTGGTGCTACGAAAGCGACTAGCACTAAACATCTACAAACGGCAAAGTATTACagacagattttttaaacggATAGTTCGAACAGATGGGTTATCGCAAAGCGGCGTGACTTATGAAGTCGTATCAAACATACCAAAGGCTAGTGAAGAACTTGAGGATCGTGAAAGCCTTGCTCAAATCGCAGCAAGTGGCGAGGACAGCAATTTGTCTGATGGTGAAACTTACATCG AGAAATATACGCGAGGTGTTTCTGCTGTCGAGAGCATATTGACCTTGGATCGCTTGAGGCAGAGCGTCGCGGTCAAGGAACTCCTTCAGGCACAGGGACAGCCTTTGATGCGCAAAACAGCAAGCGTACCAAACTTCTCCCAGGTACTACAGCCCCTTCGACGTCTCAGACTCACC ATCATGAGATTTGATACGTCGATGGATTCACTGGTGAACGTTACTCGTTCGGAGAGTGTAACAGACCTCAATTCCGAACTAAACGGGCTGCCTTATCCACGGAGGCCGTCAACGGGTCACATCAGAAATGACGACAGTAATTTTTTACCTACACCGCCGAAGCCGTATGGAATCG CGAGACCAACATTCCTGAATTTGAACCTGAATCTCAACTCACTGACACGTCTGCAACAGTCCACCTCTGCCAAGT CATCGCCGAACATCGTCGCAGGAAAACTTGGCCTCAGGATGACTACCCTTCACGAAGAAACGTCAAATGCTGCTAACCAACCAGCTACTCCAACTCCAATTTACTCGCCGTCGCGAGAAGACGATGCTGACAAGAGCGACACCGGTTACTCAGAATATGAGGCGTACCAA CCATCGACGAAGCCAATTAAGCCATTAACGACATCGCGGACGTTGGATTCTCTTGTCGAGCTTCAATCAACAAAGATAAACACGCCAAGTATGAGCAGCAGTGGATACGGTTCCCAAGCAGTTTCGTCAACAAATTTAACATCAGAAGATTCGATATCCATAAAATCAATCAGCGTTGATGAGACTCCAGATTTGGAATACCGTAACCTCCTGGATTACAAAAGGACAGACAAGATGGACAGCTCTTTGGTCGAAGAGACACCTGAGGAGCATTCAGAGGACCTGAATACAACACTCGGTGGTATCAGTGTTGGCCAAAACGACGACGGCCATGCGACAG AATTGACTAGGGATTGCTTGGACCAAAATCAAGACACCTACATGGAAGATGCGAACGAAAACGTCGTTGAACTTGAAAGGGATAACAATGACAACACGATGAACAAAGCCAACACCGAACAGAGCAGTGAAGCTATGGCGAATCAGGATcgagaagagaaaaacgaCAATGATAAGAAAGTTGAAATCGAAGTCAGCCATGCTTCAAACTCCGACAATGATAGTCCTGCTGATGGAACCTCAGTTGTTCGCTCAAAATTAACCCCTGGCAAA GTTGTCAGAAGGAGAAAAACTTCCGGTGGTAATGCAAGGCCTACTAGCTATCAACATCGAGCATCGTTTCCAATGGTCCGTCCCCAGTTATCGGAAAGCAAGGCGGCTGCTCGTTTGGAACAGTCTTTACAACCTGGAATGCCTTATGAAAATGGGGACAACAGTTCTTCGGAAAGAATTGACG
- the LOC124299315 gene encoding kinesin-like protein KIF13A isoform X6 — protein MSSTDKIKVAVRVRPFNRREIELGTQCVVEMTKDQTILQHPTSLQDKIDRNKPKTFAFDHCFFSLEPGSDLFASQEVVFNALGRDILDNAFQGYNACIFAYGQTGSGKSYTMMGSGDNKGIIPRLCDNLFDMIAKQQSSELSYKVEVSYMEIYNEKVHDLLDPKQNKQSLKVREHNVLGPYVDGLSQLAVTAFQDIDNLMAEGNKSRTVAATNMNSESSRSHAVFSVILTQTLTDNKSGVSGEKVSRMSLVDLAGSERAVKTGAVGDRLKEGSNINKSLTTLGLVISKLADQSSSSKNKDKFVPYRDSVLTWLLKDNLGGNSKTVMVATISPAADNYEETLSTLRYADRAKKIVNHAVVNEDPNARIIRELRQEVEALKEMLLHATGHGSVVGQQRTDITEKLSESERLMKAMSQTWEEKLVKTEKLQHERQQALEKMGISVQASGIQVEKSKYYLVNLNADPSLNELLVYYLKERTLVGGRSAAIPQDIQLHGLGIQPEHCVITIEESGLYMTPLTGARCFINGSQVTDRTPLHHGDRIVWGNHHFFRVNCPRSATAVSSEPQTPAQTIDYNFAREELMLNELSNDPIQTAIARLEKQHEEDKQVALEKQRQEYERQFQQLRNILSPSTPYSPYVPYDPLRGSQGGKLPACTPTTQMRVEKWAQERDEMFKRSLGQLKADILRANSLVQEANFLAEEMDKQTKFSVTLQIPPNNLSPNRRSVFFQRGAFVSEPAILVKRMNMGSQVWSMEKLENKLVDMRDMYEDRKDSYNNQRLPIIKDELPGKTQDPFYESQENHNLIGVANIFLEVLFHDVRLDYHTPIISQQGEVAGRLQVEISRTSGQFPQDRICEAASDASSGDSASSEQEDYSESSHITCRITIKQASGLPLSLSHFVFCQYIFWGHPEPIVVPPVVNPELPATHLVPGQRDSLAFKFEHTKDFTIPITDEFLEHCSEGALSIEVWGHRSTGFSRSKPGWEVEQQQLAKARSLADRWAELTRKIELWVEIQELNEQGEYTPIEVVSKPDMLTGGVYQLRQGQQRRIQVRVKPVQNSGTLPIICQSILNVAVGSVSVRNRLQKPLDSYQEEDLSVLREKWSEALMRRRQYLDQHITKLIDKQDKTEQDVEREQSLLDQWVSLTEERNAVLVPTPGSGIPGAPADWIPPPGMEPHIPVLFLDLNADDLSTHQSGEEVSVTGLNSILPKEHGNKFYNLPIIRHLEKDVCAIAAWDSSIHDSVNLNRVTEANERVYLILKTTVRLSHPAPMDLVLRKRLALNIYKRQSITDRFFKRIVRTDGLSQSGVTYEVVSNIPKASEELEDRESLAQIAASGEDSNLSDGETYIEKYTRGVSAVESILTLDRLRQSVAVKELLQAQGQPLMRKTASVPNFSQVLQPLRRLRLTIMRFDTSMDSLVNVTRSESVTDLNSELNGLPYPRRPSTGHIRNDDSNFLPTPPKPYGIASPNIVAGKLGLRMTTLHEETSNAANQPATPTPIYSPSREDDADKSDTGYSEYEAYQPSTKPIKPLTTSRTLDSLVELQSTKINTPSMSSSGYGSQAVSSTNLTSEDSISIKSISVDETPDLEYRNLLDYKRTDKMDSSLVEETPEEHSEDLNTTLGGISVGQNDDGHATELTRDCLDQNQDTYMEDANENVVELERDNNDNTMNKANTEQSSEAMANQDREEKNDNDKKVEIEVSHASNSDNDSPADGTSVVRSKLTPGKVVRRRKTSGGNARPTSYQHRASFPMVRPQLSESKAAARLEQSLQPGMPYENGDNSSSERIDVDDTSDKSSAFGSRPDLTRIETPLPDWVIVGESVLVRPYSSSGVIAYVGATEFASGNWIGVELDAPTGKNDGTVQGHRYFTCRPKYGIFVKVDKLIQDRRGRALRSYTKQETTPPPSASMRRSASRGEGLHSLHRSRSRGEGLSTVGMRSSPRSK, from the exons ATGTCTTCTACGGATAAAATAAAGGTCGCCGTTCGGGTTCGCCCGTTCAATCGCCGAG AAATCGAACTGGGAACTCAGTGCGTCGTCGAGATGACGAAGGACCAGACGATCCTCCAACATCCAACTTCACTGCAGGACAAAATCGACCG GAACAAACCGAAAACTTTTGCTTTTGATCACTGTTTCTTCTCGCTGGAACCAGGCTCTGATCTTTTTGCTAGTCAAGAAGTCGTTTTTAATGCGTTGGGTCGGGACATCCTTGACAACGCGTTTCAGGGCTACAACGCGTGCATTTTTGCATATGGACAAACTG GTTCAGGGAAATCTTACACAATGATGGGTAGCGGGGACAACAAGGGTATTATTCCCAGGCTGTGCGACAATCTTTTCGACATGATTGCGAAACAGCAAAGTTCCGAACTGAGTTACAAAGTTGAAGTTTCTTACATGGAAATATACAACGAAAAAGTGCACGACTTGTTGGACCCCAAACAAAATAAACAGTCGCTCAAAGTCAGAGAACACAACGTTTTAGGACCGTACGTCGACGGGCTGAGTCAACTTGCCGTTACAGCCTTTCag GACATAGACAATCTAATGGCGGAAGGAAATAAATCTCGAACAGTAGCAGCGACGAATATGAATTCCGAAAGTTCTCGCTCGCACGCAGTGTTCTCTGTAATACTAACCCAGACTCTGACCGACAACAAGAGCGGAGTAAGTGGGGAAAAAGTTTCTCGCATGTCGCTCGTAGATCTGGCGGGCAGTGAAAGAGCCGTCAAAACTGGTGCCGTAGGCGATAGGCTTAAGGAAGGAAGCAATATTAACAA GTCACTAACCACACTAGGCCTAGTAATATCAAAACTAGCTGATCAGAGCTCAAGCAGCAAGAATAAGGACAAGTTTGTACCTTACAGAGACTCGGTACTTACATGGTTACTTAAG GACAATCTCGGAGGAAATAGTAAGACTGTGATGGTTGCGACAATCTCACCTGCAGCTGACAACTACGAGGAGACATTGTCAACGCTGAGATACGCGGATAGGGCTAAGAAAATAGTGAACCATGCTGTTGTCAATGAGGATCCAAATGCCAGAATAATCAGGGAACTTAGACAGGAGGTTGAAGCACTGAAGGAAATGCTGCTGCACGCTACG gGTCACGGATCCGTCGTCGGTCAGCAGCGTACCGATATAACTGAAAAATTGTCCGAGTCTGAGCGTCTGATGAAGGCGATGTCCCAGACGTGGGAAGAGAAGTTGGTTAAGACTGAGAAACTACAGCATGAAAGGCAGCAGGCTCTCGAAAAAATGGGAATCAGCGTACAGGCATCGGGGATTCAAGTTGAGAAGAGCAAATATTATTTAGTAAACCTCAACGCCGATCCCAGCTTAAACGAGTTGCTGGTATACTACCTCAAG GAACGAACATTAGTCGGCGGTAGATCAGCAGCAATACCTCAAGACATTCAACTTCACGGATTGGGAATTCAGCCTGAACACTGTGTCATAACTATCGAAGAGTCAGGCCTTTACATGACCCCGTTGACCGGGGCTAGATGTTTCATAAATGGCAGTCAGGTTACCGATAGAACTCCGTTGCATCATGGCGATAGAATTGTCTGGGGAAATCATCATTTCTTCAGAGTAAACTGTCCCAGAAGCGCTACAG CTGTTAGCAGTGAGCCTCAAACACCAGCGCAGACCATAGACTataattttgccagagaagAACTTATGCTGAACGAATTGTCTAACGATCCAATCCAAACTGCGATTGCCAGACTTGAAAAACAGCACGAAGAAGATAAGCag GTCGCTCTGGAGAAGCAGCGGCAAGAATACGAGCGGCAATTCCAACAGCTTCGTAACATTCTGTCACCATCAACACCATATTCGCCTTATGTTCCCTATGATCCGCTACGTGGAAGTCAAGGCGGCAAGTTGCCAGCTTGCACTCCAACTACGCAGATGCGGGTCGAAAAATGGGCTCAGGAACGTGACGAAATGTTCAAGCGCAGTCTTGGCCAGTTGAAAGCTGACATCCTGAGAGCAAACTCGTTGGTACAAGAGGCGAACTTCTTGGCTGAAGAAATGGATAAACAAACAAAGTTCAGCGTCACCTTGCAGATACCCCCGAATAATTTGAGCCCCAACAGAAGG AGTGTGTTCTTTCAGCGGGGGGCGTTCGTCAGCGAGCCGGCGATACTGGTGAAGCGAATGAATATGGGGAGTCAAGTTTGGTCTATGGAGAAGTTGGAGAACAAGCTTGTGGATATGCGTGACATGTACGAAGATAGAAAAGACTCATATAATAATCAGCGACTGCCGATCATCAAG GATGAACTGCCGGGTAAAACTCAGGACCCGTTTTACGAGTCCCAGGAGAATCACAACCTCATAGGAGTAGCAAATATATTCCTGGAGGTTCTCTTTCACGACGTGAGACTCGATTATCACACACCAATCATCAGCCAGCAGGGCGAAGTCGCTGGTCGACTTCAGGTCGAGATCAGTCGAACGTCCGGACAATTTCCTCAAGATCGAATCTGCGAGGCAGCTTCGGACGCTTCGTCTGGTGACTCAGCGTCTTCCGAGCAGGAGGACTATTCAGAATCGAGTCACATTACATGCAGAATAACTATCAAACAAGCTAGTGGCCTGCCGCTCTCCCTCAGCCATTTTGTATTCTGTCAGTACATTTTTTGGGGACATCCTGAGCCCATCGTCGTCCCGCCCGTCGTCAACCCCGAATTACCGGCTACTCATTTAGTTCCCGGGCAGAGAGACTCCCTCGCCTTCAAATTTGAACACACCAAAGACTTCACAATTCCCATCACTGACGAGTTTCTGGAACACTGTTCGG AAGGAGCTTTGAGCATAGAAGTATGGGGTCACAGAAGCACTGGGTTCTCGCGAAGTAAGCCAGGCTGGGAAGTGGAGCAGCAACAGTTGGCTAAGGCAAGATCGCTAGCCGATCGGTGGGCGGAATTGACTAGGAAGATCGAGCTCTGGGTCGAGATACAGGAGCTGAATGAGCAGGGAGAATACACGCCAATCGAAGTCGTCAGCAAGCCTGACATGCTGACAG GCGGTGTTTACCAACTCCGGCAAGGACAGCAGCGGCGAATTCAAGTCCGCGTAAAACCGGTTCAGAACTCCGGCACACTGCCGATTATTTGTCAATCGATTTTGAACGTCGCTGTCGGCTCCGTTTCGGTCAGAAACCGTCTTCAAAAACCTTTGGACAGCTACCAAGAGGAAGATCTCAGCGTTCTCCGGGAAAAGTGGAGCGAAGCTTTGATGCGAAGGAGGCAGTATTTGGATCAGCACATCACGAAGCTCATTGACAAGCAAG ATAAGACAGAACAGGACGTTGAGAGAGAACAGAGTCTCCTCGATCAGTGGGTCAGCCTCACAGAAGAACGGAATGCGGTCCTCGTCCCAACTCCTGGATCAGGAATTCCTGGTGCCCCGGCCGACTGGATCCCTCCACCAGGCATGGAGCCACACATTCCTGTACTCTTCCTCGATCTAAATG CCGATGATCTCTCAACGCATCAGTCAGGAGAAGAAGTCTCCGTTACCGGATTGAACTCTATACTGCCAAAAGAGCATGGGAACAAGTTTTATAATCTGCCGATTATACGACATTTGGAAAAAGATGTGTGTGCTATAGCCGCCTGGGACTCTAGCATACACGATAGTGTCAACTTGAATCGAGTCACTGAAG cAAACGAAAGAGTTTACTTGATCTTGAAGACGACTGTTCGTCTGTCACACCCAGCGCCGATGGATTTGGTGCTACGAAAGCGACTAGCACTAAACATCTACAAACGGCAAAGTATTACagacagattttttaaacggATAGTTCGAACAGATGGGTTATCGCAAAGCGGCGTGACTTATGAAGTCGTATCAAACATACCAAAGGCTAGTGAAGAACTTGAGGATCGTGAAAGCCTTGCTCAAATCGCAGCAAGTGGCGAGGACAGCAATTTGTCTGATGGTGAAACTTACATCG AGAAATATACGCGAGGTGTTTCTGCTGTCGAGAGCATATTGACCTTGGATCGCTTGAGGCAGAGCGTCGCGGTCAAGGAACTCCTTCAGGCACAGGGACAGCCTTTGATGCGCAAAACAGCAAGCGTACCAAACTTCTCCCAGGTACTACAGCCCCTTCGACGTCTCAGACTCACC ATCATGAGATTTGATACGTCGATGGATTCACTGGTGAACGTTACTCGTTCGGAGAGTGTAACAGACCTCAATTCCGAACTAAACGGGCTGCCTTATCCACGGAGGCCGTCAACGGGTCACATCAGAAATGACGACAGTAATTTTTTACCTACACCGCCGAAGCCGTATGGAATCG CATCGCCGAACATCGTCGCAGGAAAACTTGGCCTCAGGATGACTACCCTTCACGAAGAAACGTCAAATGCTGCTAACCAACCAGCTACTCCAACTCCAATTTACTCGCCGTCGCGAGAAGACGATGCTGACAAGAGCGACACCGGTTACTCAGAATATGAGGCGTACCAA CCATCGACGAAGCCAATTAAGCCATTAACGACATCGCGGACGTTGGATTCTCTTGTCGAGCTTCAATCAACAAAGATAAACACGCCAAGTATGAGCAGCAGTGGATACGGTTCCCAAGCAGTTTCGTCAACAAATTTAACATCAGAAGATTCGATATCCATAAAATCAATCAGCGTTGATGAGACTCCAGATTTGGAATACCGTAACCTCCTGGATTACAAAAGGACAGACAAGATGGACAGCTCTTTGGTCGAAGAGACACCTGAGGAGCATTCAGAGGACCTGAATACAACACTCGGTGGTATCAGTGTTGGCCAAAACGACGACGGCCATGCGACAG AATTGACTAGGGATTGCTTGGACCAAAATCAAGACACCTACATGGAAGATGCGAACGAAAACGTCGTTGAACTTGAAAGGGATAACAATGACAACACGATGAACAAAGCCAACACCGAACAGAGCAGTGAAGCTATGGCGAATCAGGATcgagaagagaaaaacgaCAATGATAAGAAAGTTGAAATCGAAGTCAGCCATGCTTCAAACTCCGACAATGATAGTCCTGCTGATGGAACCTCAGTTGTTCGCTCAAAATTAACCCCTGGCAAA GTTGTCAGAAGGAGAAAAACTTCCGGTGGTAATGCAAGGCCTACTAGCTATCAACATCGAGCATCGTTTCCAATGGTCCGTCCCCAGTTATCGGAAAGCAAGGCGGCTGCTCGTTTGGAACAGTCTTTACAACCTGGAATGCCTTATGAAAATGGGGACAACAGTTCTTCGGAAAGAATTGACG